A region of Calditrichota bacterium DNA encodes the following proteins:
- a CDS encoding class I SAM-dependent methyltransferase — MITRSTAHREWFRDWSGDDYDLVYAHRDQAEADRFVLSWPFFDDLPQGSWCLDLGCGAGRYLRALAGKGYRVIGLDRSDTMLSKAQQNCGQFESIYFARCDLRQLPFGSPPRIGLAVSLFTSFGYFASDREHLEVLRDVAAVVQPNGILLLDLPNPDDVRRCVRDAPMRKRMIKCERDEAGKFANDQIPDIEIEEHYRLIEVNEGLRVEKRIRITRKDMRLADRMASVGVRGTGVEVRRSMESVRLFSKLEVIELTQKAGWEPYGPLRGDYDGNPLSAASPRMIYIGRRRV, encoded by the coding sequence TTGATCACTCGTTCCACTGCACATAGAGAATGGTTCCGTGACTGGTCGGGAGATGATTACGACCTCGTCTATGCCCACCGCGACCAAGCCGAAGCGGACCGATTCGTATTGTCCTGGCCATTCTTTGACGACTTGCCGCAAGGCAGTTGGTGCCTGGACCTTGGATGCGGTGCAGGAAGATACCTCCGCGCGCTTGCCGGCAAAGGCTATCGGGTGATCGGCCTCGATCGCTCGGACACGATGCTGAGTAAGGCGCAACAGAACTGCGGCCAGTTTGAGAGCATCTATTTTGCGCGATGCGATTTGCGGCAGTTGCCGTTCGGCTCACCACCCCGAATTGGTTTGGCGGTTAGCCTGTTTACAAGTTTCGGCTATTTCGCAAGCGACCGGGAGCATTTGGAGGTTTTGCGGGACGTTGCCGCTGTCGTCCAGCCAAATGGTATCTTGCTCCTCGATCTACCCAATCCCGACGACGTTCGCCGCTGCGTCCGCGATGCTCCGATGCGTAAAAGAATGATCAAGTGCGAAAGGGATGAAGCGGGCAAATTTGCGAACGATCAAATACCCGACATCGAGATCGAAGAGCACTACCGGTTGATTGAAGTAAATGAAGGACTCCGGGTTGAGAAGCGCATACGGATAACCCGAAAGGATATGCGTCTCGCGGATCGAATGGCAAGTGTTGGGGTTCGAGGAACAGGAGTCGAGGTGCGCAGGTCAATGGAGTCAGTACGACTTTTTAGCAAGTTGGAAGTTATCGAACTAACCCAAAAGGCGGGATGGGAACCATACGGCCCTCTTCGAGGCGACTACGATGGGAATCCACTCTCCGCTGCATCGCCTCGAATGATCTACATAGGCCGAAGACGTGTCTGA